The following nucleotide sequence is from Peribacillus sp. ACCC06369.
GTCGTTTTGGCATGTATTTGAGTCACATTCATTTCCGGTGCCAGATTAACCAAAAGCCTTAAAGCTTCGTTCGCAATCCCTTTTTGCGTAAACGCTTCACCGATTCTATAACCGACCTGAGCCGTACCATTAATCGGGTCAATATCCACAAGATTAATCCTGCCGACGATTGTTCCTGAGTCTTCCTTAATCAGATAAAAAGAGGAGATAGCATCCTCTTGTTCTTTTAATAATTCCTTATGCCTGATTGCAAACGTTCCAAAGCTATAATAATCATCTCCCCGGCCTGGGACCGTTTGCTCGAAAAACCTTCTATTATTGCATTCAAATGCAAATAACTCTTTTGCATCCTGTTCATTAAGCCTGTCAATGTATATATCCATCATTCCTTCATCCTTTCAATAAACGTTTAATATATGCGACCTGATATCTTCCATACCTATCATTCAAGAAAACCAAGGGCTTATCCTTCCTGATAAAGATATATAATGGAAGATTTGTATACCTGTTTTTTGTGACTTCTTATTCAGTCCCTGAATATGGATACATACATGAATTACTTGAAATGTCAAAAATAAATTATTTTCTTCTGGTAATAAATCAACGGATGATGTATCATAGTCATCAGATATTCATTATTCTCATTTGGTTAATCGGAATTAGGAGGAATATATATGATTGGTTATGTGTTTTTAAATCTTGCCATAATGCTCGTTCTTTTAGGCGTTTTATTTTACATGAATAAGAAGCATGTTTCCTTTACAAAAAGGGTCTTTACTGGACTTGGTTTAGGGATTGTATTCGGACTTCTTTTGCAGTTTTTCTATGAACCTCAATCAGAAGCGATCGTTAAATCGGTCGATTGGTTTAACATTGTAGGTTCAGGCTATGTCAAGTTCCTGCAAATGATCGTTATGCCGCTTGTCTTCATTTCGATCTTATCCGCATTTACAAGATTGAAACTAACTAGCAATATCGGAAAGATCAGTATCCTGATCATCGGAATCCTGCTTGGAACGACTGCGATTGCAGCAGCCGTCGGGATTACCTCGGCAACTGTGTTCAATTTGGAAGCCGTTCAAATTGACCAAGGGGATGCAGAGTTAAGCCGCGGGGATGAAATAACGGAAACTTACGGTACGATTCAGGATAAAACGATGCCGCAGCAAATCCTTGAATTGATTCCGTCCAATCCGTTCCTTGATTTAACGGGAGCACGACCGACATCAACCATTTCAGTTGTGATTTTTGCCGCATTTCTTGGGATTGCCTATTTAGGGGTTAAAAGGAAGCAGCCTGAACAAGCTGAATTTTTTGCTAAAATAGTAGATACATTGCACAGCATCACCATGCGCGTAGTCACATTGATCCTTCGTTTAACACCATACGGAATCTTGGCGATCATGACGAAGACAGTAGCTACGAGTGATTTGGATGCCATCCTGAAATTGGGAAAATTCGTCGGTGCATCTTATGTCGCCCTGATTGTCATGTTCCTCATCCATTTGTTATTGCTGACGATTTCAGGATTGAATCCAATGGTATATTTGAGAAAAGCTTTCCCGGTATTATCGTTTGCCTTCACTTCGAGAACAAGTGCAGGAGCACTTCCATTGAACATCCAAACGCAGAAACAACTAGGGGTGTCCGAAGGAATTGCCAACTTTGCCGGATCCTTTGGCTTATCGATCGGTCAAAATGGCTGTGCCGGTATCTATCCGGCCATGTTAGCGGTCATGATCGCTCCAACGGTGGGAATCGACCCACTATCGCCTTCCTTTATAGCCATGTTGATTGCCGTCGTGGCCATTAGCTCTTTCGGGGTTGCAGGTGTAGGTGGAGGAGCAACATTCGCTGCCATTCTAGTATTATCTGCAATGAACTTGCCAATCGCTTTGGCTGGTATATTGATTTCCGTCGAGCCATTGATCGATATGGGAAGAACGGCTGTCAATGTCAGCGGCAGCATGACTTCCGGTATTCTGACGAGTAAAATAACGGGTGACCTGGATAAAGAACAATTCAGCGAAGAATCATCTTTGAAAATTGAAGCTGAAATGTAAAATAAAAAAGCATCGGACTTCCTGCCTTATGGGAAGTTTGATGCTTTTTATTTGCTTGTAAATTGGAACTATATAATCACTTCAATCACTTTTGGTTTTCCTGATGGTATATCCACAATAAAGAAGGATACCCAGCATCGTTATGACACTGCTCAATATCAAATTTACGTTCCCTTGATAATTGGTCAATAAAAGTTTTGGTGCAAAAAGCAATATTGGAATGATGATGGAAACCCAGGTTTTACTCCATATGGATATGAGGATGAATATAGAAATGGCTAGTATTACAGCAACAATAGTACCTGTGTTTTCAAGTTTTATAAAAGTTGTGCTATGAGTTCCACTAAAAATAATTAAACCTGCAAACAATGCTATCGAAATCATGCCTAGGGCAAATAGGATTACACCTTGCTTGAACATGGATAATTTATGCCTCGCCATATACCTGAAAGATATCATATAAACTAATATTGAAAGGATTCCAGCCATAGGATAACCGATGATCTCCAAAAACGAAAATTCAATTCCACCATTTAAAGCCTTATCAATAATCAAATAGGAAAATGCCCCAAATAAAATCATCAATATATATTTAAACCATCCCTTAAAATCGACTGACATTTCATCAGAAAGAAGTTTCATGTATTCTTTTGGACTACTGCCTATGATATGTTCTACACTTTTTTCATCACACTCCGCTTCAAAAAGATGGACCTCTAACTCTTCAATGATATCCTCAATTGCATCGGTTTTCTTCCCACTCGAAAAAAGGTATAATCTGAGGTTTTCCAAAAAGGTTTGACTCTCCTTGGATAACGTTTTGTTAACATCAAGCACAGTTACATTCCCCCTTTGTTTTTCACTATTTTATTTACATTTGAACTTAGCTTATCCCAGCGGTCAATGAAGACTTCCAGTTCGCTCTCGCCTTTTTCAGATAACGAGTAATACTTCCGGCTAGGTCCCGCTGTTGATTTCTTTAAAGTGGTATTGACTAATTTTTCTTTCTGCATGCGTATTAATAAGGGATAGATGGTACCTTCACTTAAAGAATCAAACCCATATTCCCCAAGCTTCTCGGCTAATTCGTACCCATAAACTTCCCCTTCTTTAATGATCGCTAACAGACAACCTTCCAAAATCCCTTTAAGCATTTGAGTTGATGACATGGATATTGAATCACTTCTTCCTTTGTCTTGTATAACAAGGTATTGGGCCCAAAAATATTTACCTTGCAAAGCAAGATATACTTTATTTTACATTTTACTACCTGGTATTGCAAGTCATTAATTCCTTATTATTCCTGTAGTGAGATTTACTTTTTTTTTGCGTTTTAAAATTTTTGGCGATTTAACAAAAAGGGACACTCCCGAAAAGATTTCATATAAAAAATGATAGTTTAATAAGATATTGAGGATACATTTTAATCAATAAGTAAATGCAAGTTATTTTCTTGTTTCTTATATCTTCCCTTTATTTCTCCAACATCATTAATTGTAATCGAATCAATGTTTTCAATGGGGGCATTCTCTAATATCAGGTGTAGTTTATTTATGTTTTGAATTCCATTATCAACATGGGCAATAACAGGTTGTTGAATAAGAAAATCTTGATTATTCATTCTTACTTTTATAAAGCTCTTATGTAAAAGTCTATCTTCTAATGGGATGATATTCATAGGGTCAAAGGATATAGCAGTTATTTCCCCTTCAATATATAGATGAATACCTGCTTGTTCATTAAACTCTTCAAATGCTTTGAATCTCTTTTCCATAGCAAAATTAACGACTTCCTCTGTTTCAGAACTTATTTTAACATCAGCTATTGAATATTCCATATAGTCACCGGACTGTTGTTTTAATAGGTCATATAATGTATATTCTATATCAAAAAAACTTTCCATCCAACCTGGCGAAAGCTCTTCGAGTAACAAGCACATAAACAAGCCGGAACTATAACTTCTCCTTCTTATATTAGAAGTAGATTCATATTTGTTCATTAAGTCCTGTCCATACATTCTTAAAACTGAATCGTAATCAAGCGGGCTTTTTTCCGAGTAAGCCTTTAATTCCACATACAACGCAGGTCCCTCAACGGTTTCAATTAATTTTTCATATGTTAGGTACCCTGTAATCTTGGCTGTTCTTTTTTCTCTTAAGGCAATGAAAGCATTAAGATATTGTTTCTTCTTAATTATGTTATTTTCCAACAATGCATTATAAAGATTTGTTCTTTCCTGATTTCGTAATTCCACATTACCTTTTGACAACGGATATGTAATTCCCATCATTTCATCTGGAAACCGTTTTTCACTTTTTATATACTGATGCCCGTGAAATAATTCGTGAATCAGTATTGAATACAAACCTTCATATTCCTCATATGATTCCATATTGACAATCGCAGTGGGATATTCTTCATATAGGATGATTGTATCTCCAGTAAACTGTACATCCCATCTTAAAATATGAAATCTATCTTGTTGATTGCTACTAAATTTAGGATGATTGAATAGATAAACATTTCTCCTATCATATAATGCATAAGCAACGAGTTCAAAACCCGGCCAATAATTTTCCAATTTCTCTTTAACTAAGTCTTCAGCAATTCGATTAAGATAATGAGTCATTTTTTACCTCCCCTCCACTGTTTCAATTCGGTTAAAAACATAATACCATATATTATTTAACATAAATATCCAAATTCTTAATAGAAACACAAAATGCCACTGTAAAATATCAGCTCACGGGAGCGAATATCTTACAATGGCATTTTTCATGTAATGTGGCCTGAGATCATTTTTTAATTTGCCTTGCTGGATAATGATTGGCCTGATAAGCCGAAAACGCTTGGTACATATACTGGATCGAAGCATACACCCCATATGCAAGGAGTATTCCGGCCAGCACATCCAATACAGCATGCTGTTTCGTAAATAGCGTCGAAAGGATAATCAGTGTTCCGAATGCAGTGACACTGGCATA
It contains:
- a CDS encoding GNAT family N-acetyltransferase — its product is MDIYIDRLNEQDAKELFAFECNNRRFFEQTVPGRGDDYYSFGTFAIRHKELLKEQEDAISSFYLIKEDSGTIVGRINLVDIDPINGTAQVGYRIGEAFTQKGIANEALRLLVNLAPEMNVTQIHAKTTSDNIASQKVLVKNGFERISINEEISADTGQRLTFYHYSKNL
- a CDS encoding L-cystine transporter, producing MIGYVFLNLAIMLVLLGVLFYMNKKHVSFTKRVFTGLGLGIVFGLLLQFFYEPQSEAIVKSVDWFNIVGSGYVKFLQMIVMPLVFISILSAFTRLKLTSNIGKISILIIGILLGTTAIAAAVGITSATVFNLEAVQIDQGDAELSRGDEITETYGTIQDKTMPQQILELIPSNPFLDLTGARPTSTISVVIFAAFLGIAYLGVKRKQPEQAEFFAKIVDTLHSITMRVVTLILRLTPYGILAIMTKTVATSDLDAILKLGKFVGASYVALIVMFLIHLLLLTISGLNPMVYLRKAFPVLSFAFTSRTSAGALPLNIQTQKQLGVSEGIANFAGSFGLSIGQNGCAGIYPAMLAVMIAPTVGIDPLSPSFIAMLIAVVAISSFGVAGVGGGATFAAILVLSAMNLPIALAGILISVEPLIDMGRTAVNVSGSMTSGILTSKITGDLDKEQFSEESSLKIEAEM
- a CDS encoding PadR family transcriptional regulator, with protein sequence MSSTQMLKGILEGCLLAIIKEGEVYGYELAEKLGEYGFDSLSEGTIYPLLIRMQKEKLVNTTLKKSTAGPSRKYYSLSEKGESELEVFIDRWDKLSSNVNKIVKNKGGM